A genomic stretch from Enterococcus wangshanyuanii includes:
- a CDS encoding DUF916 and DUF3324 domain-containing protein — MNSKSKVYIWILGMVVFFFLGTPLLAQGEKDDSPAGAIGFTYKIVYPENQLSKNGYFDLKMKPGQEQTVEVLLSNPGSEPITVSVSANSARTNPNGVIEYGSTSLQADKSMKFNFTDIVDVPKTLEIPVGKVVPLSIKLTMPETSFDGIVLGGIHMQRVTKDENPSEQRGTMVVNEYAYVLGLQLRESETEIPYELGFVKAYADQPDYKNTIVIDLGNKSSDIVKDVSVEAQIMGENDDNVLYEATRSNMRFAPNTVMNFPVSMEGQPMKPGKYRAHILAKSGSQKWEWTEGFTISKKDAEDFNKKAVGLIQEPGINWLLVGSIVGAGLILVVVLLLIVYLRNNKMKKEQEEFERKKKAKKKG, encoded by the coding sequence ATGAACAGTAAGTCTAAAGTTTACATATGGATTCTGGGAATGGTCGTGTTTTTCTTTCTAGGTACACCTCTTTTGGCACAAGGAGAGAAAGACGATAGTCCAGCTGGTGCAATTGGTTTTACATATAAGATTGTTTATCCAGAAAATCAATTATCCAAAAATGGTTATTTTGATCTGAAGATGAAACCTGGTCAAGAACAGACAGTCGAGGTGTTGTTAAGCAACCCAGGTTCAGAGCCAATTACTGTGTCAGTAAGTGCCAACAGCGCTAGAACCAATCCAAATGGAGTAATTGAATATGGATCAACAAGTCTACAGGCAGATAAGTCAATGAAGTTTAACTTTACAGATATTGTGGATGTACCAAAAACACTTGAAATTCCAGTCGGAAAAGTAGTTCCACTATCAATTAAACTGACTATGCCAGAGACATCATTTGATGGAATAGTACTAGGTGGGATTCATATGCAGCGGGTAACGAAAGATGAGAATCCAAGCGAGCAACGAGGAACAATGGTTGTGAATGAATATGCTTATGTTTTGGGGCTACAATTGCGAGAATCAGAGACGGAAATCCCATATGAATTGGGATTTGTGAAAGCATATGCAGATCAACCTGACTATAAGAATACCATAGTTATTGACTTAGGAAATAAATCTAGTGATATTGTTAAAGATGTTTCAGTAGAAGCTCAAATTATGGGAGAAAATGATGATAATGTATTGTATGAGGCAACACGTTCAAATATGCGTTTTGCACCTAATACAGTGATGAACTTTCCTGTGTCTATGGAAGGACAGCCAATGAAACCAGGGAAGTATAGAGCGCATATCCTAGCAAAGTCGGGGAGTCAAAAATGGGAGTGGACAGAAGGGTTTACGATTAGTAAGAAAGACGCAGAAGACTTTAACAAGAAAGCTGTTGGTTTAATTCAAGAACCAGGTATTAATTGGTTATTGGTGGGTTCAATTGTAGGTGCAGGATTAATTTTAGTAGTAGTTCTTTTGCTTATTGTTTATCTCAGAAACAATAAGATGAAAAAAGAACAAGAAGAGTTCGAGAGAAAGAAGAAGGCAAAGAAGAAGGGATAA
- a CDS encoding BspA family leucine-rich repeat surface protein has product MISSDNGNTTYSEEKYMKYNRVLTKVSVMVLVLSGMSPSYTVFATSDNVNDNDLAQVELTDDSENDDSIPLEDSTDSNVSEDLTASGEGNDYELPSIEAQSSPIELEAATDSVADETGILAQSDSLSSGTYGTSEWTYNSDTQTMVIGTGEWGILSLRPWAQEEIRKSIKKIEVTGEVILPSNSTGLFDGMSNLEEISGTYFFNTSNVTQMRFMFRNTSNLTSLDVSNWDTSNVVDMFGMFDAVKVTELNVSNWNTSKVTDMSNMFAGADNLANLDVSNWDMSNVVNTSSMFYNASNLVSLDVSNWNTSKVITMWNMFFRASNLTNLDVSNWDTSNVSNMESMFSGAASLANLDVSNWNTSKVTRMRTLFYGTRNLTSLDISNWNMSNVSSNDSMFSSSGLREIALGSNVFLTSSMQLNSPPSDSLYTGNWQAVENGTTNKPKGHTYTTAELISLYPKHELNNLVETYVWEIKGTNQINVHDSTINVGDEWTAENNFDDAYDKYGDTIPFDQLTVDASKVDIKKAGVYEVSYTFEDTTAVAIVTVERKEYAVEVNVHDSTINVGDEWIAENNFDDAYDRYGDAVPFDQLTVDASRVDVKKAGVYEVSYTFEDTTAVATVTVERKEYAVEVNVHDSTINVGDEWTAENNLDDAYDKYGDTVPFDQLTVDASKVDVKKAGVYEVSYTFEDTTAIATITVKGKKAPIKESPTSEGSLTVEKNVKPGSPQFTTNAKKHRLENAQSNLPSAGENKTLFIHMIGILLLDIGLLMVAIKRKDSTSENIK; this is encoded by the coding sequence TTGATCAGTAGTGACAATGGAAATACAACTTATAGTGAGGAGAAATATATGAAGTATAATCGAGTGTTAACGAAAGTTAGTGTGATGGTTTTGGTGCTTTCTGGAATGAGTCCTAGTTATACTGTATTTGCGACATCTGACAATGTAAACGATAATGACTTAGCTCAAGTAGAGTTGACAGATGACTCTGAGAATGATGATAGTATTCCTTTAGAAGATAGTACGGACTCGAATGTAAGTGAAGATCTTACGGCAAGTGGTGAAGGAAACGACTATGAACTTCCCTCTATAGAGGCCCAATCTTCTCCTATTGAATTAGAAGCAGCAACTGACAGCGTAGCTGATGAAACAGGAATTCTGGCTCAATCAGATAGTTTGAGTAGTGGAACATACGGAACTAGTGAATGGACATACAATTCTGATACACAAACAATGGTAATTGGTACTGGTGAGTGGGGAATACTGAGTTTGCGACCTTGGGCACAGGAAGAGATTAGAAAGAGTATAAAAAAAATTGAAGTAACTGGAGAGGTAATACTGCCTTCAAACTCAACAGGTCTTTTTGATGGTATGAGCAATCTGGAAGAAATAAGTGGAACTTACTTTTTCAATACGTCTAATGTTACCCAGATGAGGTTTATGTTTAGGAATACTAGTAACTTGACAAGTTTAGATGTGAGCAATTGGGATACATCTAATGTTGTTGACATGTTTGGCATGTTTGATGCAGTTAAAGTCACAGAGCTGAACGTAAGTAACTGGAACACATCTAAAGTTACAGATATGAGCAACATGTTTGCTGGAGCGGATAATTTAGCAAATTTGGATGTGAGTAATTGGGATATGTCTAATGTCGTAAATACGTCGAGCATGTTTTATAATGCTAGCAACTTAGTAAGTTTGGATGTAAGTAATTGGAATACATCTAAGGTCATTACTATGTGGAACATGTTTTTTAGAGCTAGCAACTTGACAAATTTAGATGTGAGTAATTGGGACACATCCAATGTTTCAAATATGGAGAGCATGTTTTCTGGAGCAGCTAGCTTAGCAAATTTGGATGTAAGTAATTGGAATACATCTAAGGTTACTAGAATGAGGACTTTGTTTTATGGTACCAGAAACTTAACAAGTTTGGATATAAGTAACTGGAATATGTCCAATGTATCATCGAACGACAGCATGTTTTCTAGTTCTGGGTTGCGAGAAATAGCGTTGGGTTCAAATGTTTTTTTAACTTCAAGTATGCAGTTGAATTCTCCACCTTCTGATTCTTTATATACAGGTAATTGGCAAGCTGTTGAGAACGGGACAACAAATAAACCAAAAGGGCATACATATACTACAGCAGAACTGATATCGCTATACCCTAAACATGAGCTCAATAATTTAGTAGAAACTTATGTTTGGGAAATAAAAGGAACAAACCAAATAAACGTCCACGATTCTACGATTAATGTAGGAGACGAGTGGACAGCAGAAAATAATTTTGATGATGCATATGATAAGTATGGAGACACAATCCCATTCGATCAACTAACGGTAGATGCGTCAAAAGTAGATATTAAGAAAGCGGGCGTTTACGAGGTATCTTATACGTTTGAAGATACTACGGCTGTAGCAATAGTAACTGTAGAAAGAAAAGAATACGCAGTTGAAGTAAATGTACATGATTCTACGATTAACGTAGGAGATGAGTGGATAGCAGAAAATAATTTTGATGATGCATACGATAGATATGGAGACGCAGTCCCATTCGATCAACTAACGGTAGATGCGTCAAGAGTAGATGTTAAGAAAGCGGGCGTTTACGAGGTATCTTATACGTTTGAAGATACCACGGCTGTAGCGACAGTAACAGTAGAAAGAAAAGAATACGCAGTTGAAGTAAATGTACATGATTCTACGATTAACGTAGGAGATGAGTGGACAGCAGAAAATAATTTGGATGATGCATACGATAAGTATGGAGATACAGTCCCATTCGATCAACTAACGGTAGATGCGTCAAAAGTAGATGTTAAGAAAGCGGGCGTTTACGAGGTATCTTATACGTTTGAAGATACTACGGCTATAGCAACAATAACAGTAAAAGGGAAAAAAGCTCCAATAAAAGAATCTCCAACATCTGAGGGTAGTCTAACTGTTGAAAAGAACGTGAAACCAGGTAGTCCTCAATTTACAACAAATGCTAAAAAGCATAGGCTTGAAAATGCACAATCTAATCTACCTTCAGCTGGAGAAAACAAGACACTTTTTATACATATGATTGGTATTCTTCTGTTAGATATTGGACTACTCATGGTTGCGATTAAAAGAAAAGATTCAACTTCAGAGAATATTAAATAG
- a CDS encoding BsaA family SipW-dependent biofilm matrix protein — MSKKRSMDLKKKNRKKKSSKSSVWNSRRMKFFITFAMFCFVILGSTYAWFISVDSKENRFEGTRLLAEITEVFTPQSNWQPGEETSKIVSVTNTGETPALVRISLYEFLLTFQVDMTDRVGNGNLKESNTIVDPRVDVNDTDTWKLASNDGGTYTKDGKHYLASAAIVSDPKNGTDMYEYNSSTRPDTPLKFLSMNFSSAFKETAPSDGMRKYWLYENGYFYYSEVLQPGEESEPLINSVTLSSLLPNKYKSSLYKLKVFMDAHDTTSVLFSSWGVENNSDVYKMLENAIDVGAK, encoded by the coding sequence ATGTCAAAAAAGAGAAGTATGGACTTAAAAAAAAAGAATAGAAAAAAAAAATCCTCTAAGAGTAGTGTATGGAATTCTAGGAGAATGAAGTTTTTCATAACTTTCGCAATGTTCTGTTTCGTGATTTTAGGAAGTACATATGCATGGTTTATTTCCGTTGATTCTAAAGAAAATAGATTTGAAGGGACTAGATTATTAGCAGAAATTACAGAAGTTTTTACTCCTCAAAGTAATTGGCAACCAGGTGAGGAAACATCCAAAATTGTTAGTGTAACAAATACAGGTGAAACACCTGCGCTTGTTCGAATATCATTGTATGAGTTTTTATTAACTTTCCAAGTAGATATGACAGATCGTGTAGGAAACGGCAATCTTAAAGAGTCAAATACAATAGTTGATCCTAGAGTAGATGTTAATGATACAGATACTTGGAAGCTTGCAAGTAATGATGGTGGAACATACACAAAAGATGGAAAACATTATTTGGCATCAGCAGCAATTGTTTCTGATCCTAAAAACGGAACAGATATGTATGAATATAATAGTTCTACTCGTCCTGATACGCCACTTAAATTTCTCTCTATGAATTTTTCTTCTGCATTTAAAGAGACTGCACCATCTGATGGGATGAGAAAATATTGGCTGTATGAAAACGGATATTTTTACTATTCTGAAGTGTTACAACCAGGAGAGGAAAGCGAACCATTAATTAATAGTGTTACTTTGTCAAGCTTGTTACCTAACAAATACAAAAGCTCTCTATACAAGTTAAAAGTTTTTATGGATGCACATGATACAACATCCGTACTTTTTAGTTCTTGGGGTGTAGAAAACAACAGTGATGTATACAAGATGTTAGAGAATGCTATTGATGTGGGTGCCAAGTAG
- a CDS encoding BsaA family SipW-dependent biofilm matrix protein, whose protein sequence is MIVKKNKKKWLVAASTFAAMAALLGTFAWFTSQDSATNHFEGEIAGNDTEILETFTPPKDWKPGQDINKDVAVLNSGNYDSMIRVSFQELVTKLNDASAKLSADGTILNGKTEEQTYLFKLNDSTTATGTWVDSKITPEKTISVTGGDYAGNYTLKAKEQAVTTEAGTTFKYVSYWDNGTSKYYAKVGSYSRNDATNEITPSTAEFKYVDLASTQTPADWTNPLYQPTISIDANGKATIDANSDSKIKLHFVNLSETPTPNKWYFNKADATFYYVGIVKAQAQTAQLLDSVQLDSSAGMEYSKLKFDLVVNAKGIQAAKEAVNSTDWVNNTNTELKTALEGLY, encoded by the coding sequence ATGATAGTAAAAAAGAACAAGAAAAAATGGTTAGTTGCTGCGAGTACTTTTGCAGCTATGGCAGCTTTATTAGGAACATTCGCATGGTTTACAAGTCAAGATAGCGCGACTAACCATTTTGAAGGAGAAATTGCAGGAAATGACACAGAGATACTGGAGACATTTACACCACCGAAAGATTGGAAACCAGGTCAAGATATAAACAAAGATGTAGCTGTATTAAACTCTGGAAACTACGATTCTATGATTCGTGTCTCGTTTCAAGAACTTGTAACTAAATTAAATGATGCTTCAGCAAAATTGAGTGCAGATGGCACAATTTTAAACGGGAAAACAGAAGAACAAACTTATCTTTTCAAGCTGAACGATTCAACAACTGCGACAGGAACTTGGGTTGATTCAAAAATTACACCTGAAAAAACGATTTCTGTGACTGGTGGAGACTACGCAGGAAACTATACACTAAAAGCAAAAGAACAAGCAGTAACGACAGAAGCAGGTACAACTTTTAAATATGTGTCTTATTGGGATAATGGTACTTCAAAATACTATGCAAAAGTTGGTTCATATAGTCGGAACGATGCTACCAATGAAATTACACCGTCTACTGCAGAGTTTAAATATGTAGATTTAGCATCTACTCAAACACCTGCAGATTGGACAAACCCGCTTTACCAACCAACAATTTCAATTGATGCGAATGGTAAAGCAACAATTGATGCAAATAGTGATTCAAAAATTAAGTTGCACTTTGTAAATTTATCTGAAACTCCAACGCCAAACAAGTGGTATTTCAACAAAGCTGATGCAACTTTCTATTATGTTGGAATTGTTAAAGCACAAGCCCAAACTGCTCAATTATTGGATTCTGTTCAATTAGATAGTTCAGCGGGTATGGAGTATAGCAAGCTAAAATTTGATTTAGTTGTTAATGCTAAAGGTATCCAAGCAGCTAAAGAAGCTGTTAATAGTACAGACTGGGTTAACAATACTAACACGGAATTAAAAACTGCGTTAGAAGGTCTATATTAA
- a CDS encoding signal peptidase I yields MNRNEMRYVLSKVQGKKNQSASKEKNTTKKRRPKKKASSKKRIVKKVSKQQKIVRFFFNLLFYVVTIGFILGSGLFVLAQRNDQSLNGYRIFGVLSNSMVSPGNKIKPGGFRAGDILTIKETPVNEIKAGDVITYHPSSNPANKSTNYLTHRVVKVLDKLGDEEGTFFVTRGDANKTDDMPIAASQLVGKVTFSIPKFGGILAFIKENKLLSLMFVSCIWGFIFVMRVYIFSDSAKRTNRKRIQRRDITPKKRVNINKKNLRRTQK; encoded by the coding sequence GTGAATAGAAATGAGATGAGATATGTTTTGTCAAAAGTACAGGGCAAAAAAAATCAATCAGCTTCCAAAGAGAAAAACACAACAAAGAAGAGGAGACCTAAGAAAAAGGCAAGTAGTAAAAAAAGAATAGTGAAAAAGGTATCTAAACAACAAAAAATAGTACGATTCTTTTTTAATCTACTTTTCTATGTGGTCACTATTGGTTTTATTTTAGGCTCAGGATTGTTTGTATTGGCACAAAGAAATGATCAATCTTTAAATGGCTACCGTATTTTCGGTGTGTTGTCTAATTCGATGGTTTCTCCCGGAAATAAGATTAAACCAGGTGGTTTTAGAGCAGGAGATATCTTAACTATCAAAGAAACTCCTGTAAATGAAATAAAGGCAGGTGATGTGATTACATATCATCCATCATCTAATCCAGCAAATAAGAGTACTAACTATTTAACACACAGAGTAGTCAAAGTGCTGGATAAACTTGGTGACGAAGAAGGAACGTTTTTTGTAACACGAGGGGATGCTAATAAAACAGATGACATGCCAATTGCAGCTTCGCAGCTTGTTGGAAAAGTAACGTTTTCAATACCGAAATTTGGTGGAATACTAGCGTTTATAAAAGAGAATAAGCTATTGTCACTAATGTTTGTTAGTTGTATATGGGGATTCATATTTGTTATGCGCGTCTACATTTTTAGTGATAGTGCTAAAAGGACAAACAGGAAAAGAATTCAGAGAAGAGATATTACTCCCAAAAAAAGGGTTAATATAAATAAGAAAAATCTTAGGAGGACACAAAAATGA
- a CDS encoding winged helix-turn-helix domain-containing protein — protein sequence MNKIGMIYLDELDKSDKMDIFDRNVCEVVEIPLHEVDEYASIVDGIVICDRTSDSKAGICNIVIRIKESGISLPIWILSRDMESSDRILLLNLGASGVFGEDKQCLEIRLTIQNTLISRQELRKESPERKKCVQNEVSSDEKYIIDEGNRSIIFPGYDEILLTALEYRIVSLLHKNKGNTVPYNQIFTAVWGARADEDASFVRARIANLIHHIRKKYSTRDLPIFFDLKTIRSKGYIFVEYL from the coding sequence ATGAATAAAATTGGAATGATATATCTGGATGAACTGGATAAATCAGATAAGATGGATATTTTTGACAGAAATGTGTGTGAAGTTGTAGAAATTCCTCTACATGAAGTAGATGAATATGCAAGTATTGTTGATGGTATAGTCATTTGTGATAGAACAAGTGATTCCAAAGCAGGTATATGTAATATAGTTATTCGAATTAAAGAATCCGGTATATCATTGCCCATTTGGATTCTATCAAGAGATATGGAAAGTTCTGATCGAATATTACTTCTGAATTTAGGAGCAAGTGGTGTTTTCGGTGAAGATAAGCAGTGCTTGGAGATTCGGTTAACGATTCAAAATACTCTTATTTCAAGGCAGGAATTAAGAAAAGAATCTCCTGAACGAAAAAAATGTGTCCAAAATGAAGTAAGTTCAGATGAGAAGTACATAATTGATGAAGGTAATCGAAGTATAATATTTCCAGGATATGATGAAATTTTACTGACAGCATTAGAGTATCGCATAGTTAGTCTGTTACATAAAAATAAAGGAAATACGGTGCCCTATAACCAGATTTTTACAGCAGTCTGGGGAGCGAGAGCAGATGAGGATGCTTCTTTCGTTAGAGCTCGAATTGCGAATTTGATTCATCATATTCGTAAGAAATACAGTACTAGAGATTTACCTATATTCTTTGACTTAAAAACGATAAGATCAAAAGGGTATATTTTTGTAGAATACTTATAG
- a CDS encoding GyrI-like domain-containing protein, translated as MEKKMKQMTIHGEKIRTNNQNLEDIAKLWGKVPSLGFEGDIFAVYSNYESDHTGNFDLLVGTVTDGSKESVTVVAGNYIVVNVKERTPEAVGDSWNQIWANEEIQGKRTYITDFEHYKTDGSIQIYLSI; from the coding sequence TTGGAAAAAAAGATGAAACAAATGACTATTCATGGAGAAAAGATTCGCACGAACAATCAAAATTTGGAAGACATTGCTAAACTATGGGGGAAAGTTCCTTCGTTAGGCTTTGAAGGAGATATCTTTGCAGTATACTCAAACTATGAGAGTGACCACACTGGGAATTTTGATCTATTGGTGGGAACAGTTACTGATGGCTCTAAAGAATCAGTAACTGTTGTAGCTGGAAATTACATTGTAGTTAATGTGAAAGAAAGGACACCAGAAGCTGTTGGAGATAGTTGGAATCAGATTTGGGCCAATGAAGAGATTCAAGGAAAGAGAACGTATATCACTGACTTTGAACATTATAAAACTGATGGAAGTATCCAAATTTATTTGTCTATTTAA
- a CDS encoding helix-turn-helix transcriptional regulator: MKKIERVLAIIVLLLEDEVVPAKQLAQRFSVDKRTIFRDIETIEMSGFPIVSHQGRNGGFSLISSFKLRSYTYSEEEKQDILTALKMKEDLIDLDDHQHLIKEKLQLLQGTTSVARKPERLISFDSPTLHRPEIESETKLKNKQINLALTKKKKISIGYVSNKGILINQTIHPYELMLMNGSWYIYSYCEKQQDFRYLKVTRIRKLTVLEKTFKSIDRPNISTETPNEIITLNFRKEDLGKLYDYYLESEIKLKDDHIEVSFCANQQQYIVPFLLMFGDKAKVISPEYLKEQHKAAIKELQKTY; this comes from the coding sequence ATGAAAAAAATTGAGCGCGTTCTTGCTATTATCGTTTTACTTTTAGAAGATGAGGTTGTTCCTGCTAAGCAACTTGCGCAACGATTCAGTGTGGATAAAAGAACGATTTTCAGAGATATTGAAACTATTGAAATGTCAGGATTTCCCATTGTTTCACATCAAGGACGCAACGGTGGGTTTTCTTTGATTAGTTCCTTTAAGCTTCGGAGCTACACATATAGCGAAGAGGAGAAACAAGATATTTTAACTGCATTAAAAATGAAGGAAGACCTCATTGATCTTGATGACCACCAACACCTAATCAAGGAAAAATTACAACTTTTACAAGGAACAACATCTGTAGCAAGAAAACCGGAGCGTCTTATTTCTTTCGATTCACCCACACTTCATCGGCCTGAAATTGAAAGTGAAACGAAACTAAAAAACAAACAAATTAATCTTGCGTTAACTAAGAAGAAGAAAATATCCATTGGCTACGTTAGCAACAAAGGGATTTTAATTAATCAAACCATCCATCCGTATGAACTAATGCTAATGAATGGTAGCTGGTATATTTATTCCTATTGTGAAAAGCAACAAGACTTTAGATACTTGAAAGTAACTAGGATTCGAAAATTAACTGTCTTGGAAAAAACATTCAAGTCAATTGATCGACCAAATATTTCCACAGAAACTCCTAACGAAATAATCACATTAAATTTTCGAAAAGAAGATCTAGGTAAGCTCTATGATTATTATCTGGAAAGTGAAATCAAGTTGAAGGATGATCACATTGAAGTCTCCTTTTGTGCGAATCAACAACAATATATTGTTCCATTCTTACTAATGTTTGGGGATAAAGCAAAAGTAATTTCACCAGAATACTTGAAAGAACAACATAAGGCAGCAATCAAAGAGTTACAAAAAACATATTGA
- a CDS encoding helix-turn-helix domain-containing protein, whose protein sequence is MIYLFEKKDTRIYRMVGEFLRTPTIKISELTNLLDVSLSTLTKDIAETNELFQKSNIKAHIALANQEATIDRTASFSLSKLAIFLFERSFKGNILLDAFYERKIDIDLYTYSYDMSEASFYRKINELKTELVRFNLQLNTKPIELYGSEQDIRYFYLSLFWGVYRGIQWPFTIPREDYLEKVQSGEKAILFSLPVVQKERWLYWIAVIEQRRRRKHFVSSLSTKYGDSPMKIVSFLTFIENPDETLTLIPEKHITNEGNYETSIAETTTFVSSSNTPIVYSYIRYHQFHDTELWQVANYLLELVLDNSEFLEEVKDSPLFMMRLLTLLLQTNRNSYHYQSMFYSLLDHFQPSLLDTSSRSQEILANKIAAAITITNTKFPHFNIKDEKFLIASLSESILGGFKFNFYNDSYNISLLLENLYTAELIKKQISALNYKLTISTENEDIKKADLIICENYTESIIPEINESTQVFVLAKSYLTQRDLDGINNFLRTAKS, encoded by the coding sequence ATGATATATCTCTTTGAAAAAAAAGATACTAGAATTTATCGAATGGTTGGTGAATTCCTCCGCACTCCTACAATCAAAATTAGTGAGTTAACAAACCTGCTAGATGTTTCTCTTTCAACTCTAACAAAAGATATTGCAGAAACAAATGAACTTTTTCAAAAAAGCAATATTAAAGCCCATATTGCTTTAGCTAATCAAGAAGCTACAATAGATCGAACGGCAAGTTTTTCTCTCTCAAAACTAGCAATTTTTCTATTTGAGCGTTCCTTCAAAGGAAACATCTTACTAGATGCATTCTATGAAAGAAAAATAGACATCGATCTATATACCTACTCATATGATATGTCTGAAGCAAGTTTTTACAGAAAGATAAATGAATTGAAGACAGAACTAGTACGATTCAATTTGCAGTTAAACACAAAACCTATAGAACTTTATGGTAGCGAACAAGATATTCGGTATTTTTATCTATCACTTTTTTGGGGTGTTTATCGTGGGATTCAATGGCCGTTTACTATTCCTAGAGAGGATTATTTAGAAAAAGTTCAATCTGGTGAAAAGGCTATTCTTTTTAGTCTTCCTGTTGTTCAAAAAGAACGCTGGTTATATTGGATTGCTGTTATTGAACAGAGGAGGAGGAGGAAACATTTTGTTTCTTCATTATCTACAAAATATGGTGACAGTCCAATGAAAATTGTTTCTTTCCTTACCTTTATTGAAAATCCTGACGAGACTTTAACTCTTATCCCAGAAAAACATATTACCAATGAAGGAAATTACGAAACATCAATTGCAGAAACAACAACATTTGTTTCATCATCAAATACACCAATTGTTTATTCATATATCAGGTATCACCAATTTCATGATACTGAGTTATGGCAAGTTGCTAACTATTTACTTGAACTAGTTCTAGACAATTCAGAATTTTTAGAGGAAGTAAAGGACTCTCCTTTATTTATGATGAGACTTTTAACGTTACTCTTACAAACAAATAGGAATTCTTACCATTATCAATCAATGTTTTATTCCTTACTTGATCATTTCCAACCTTCTTTACTTGACACAAGTAGTCGTTCACAAGAGATACTGGCAAATAAAATAGCTGCAGCAATCACGATAACTAACACAAAATTCCCACATTTTAATATTAAAGATGAGAAATTTTTGATTGCATCTCTAAGTGAATCAATTCTTGGCGGTTTCAAATTTAATTTCTATAATGACAGTTACAATATTTCTTTGTTACTCGAGAATCTTTATACGGCGGAACTTATAAAAAAACAAATTTCTGCGCTGAATTATAAATTAACGATTTCAACAGAAAATGAAGATATAAAAAAAGCTGATTTGATTATCTGTGAAAATTATACAGAATCTATCATACCTGAAATAAATGAGTCCACTCAAGTTTTTGTTCTTGCAAAAAGCTATCTAACACAACGTGATTTAGATGGTATAAATAATTTTTTGCGTACTGCTAAATCATAA
- a CDS encoding helix-turn-helix transcriptional regulator: protein MFFSKKEIFTIFFCLHLLKSIVNSPFGCSYNNIETNLLQTFSNSDQREITNSMNYINFEGHIQLTDVSNLENLYACIIKDKVISFDYTRKSPTHRKIYPIHLTIRDGYWYCTGLDIDKSAYRTFRCDLKKTL, encoded by the coding sequence ATGTTTTTTAGTAAAAAAGAAATCTTTACAATTTTTTTCTGCCTTCATTTGTTAAAATCTATAGTTAACTCTCCTTTTGGGTGTTCATACAATAATATAGAAACTAATTTGCTACAAACATTTTCTAACAGTGATCAAAGAGAAATAACTAATTCTATGAATTACATTAACTTTGAAGGTCATATTCAACTAACGGATGTATCAAATCTAGAAAATTTGTATGCGTGTATTATCAAAGATAAAGTAATTTCTTTTGATTATACTAGAAAATCACCTACCCATCGTAAAATCTATCCAATTCACTTAACAATACGGGACGGTTATTGGTACTGCACTGGTTTAGATATTGATAAATCAGCATACAGAACATTTCGTTGTGACTTAAAAAAAACACTATGA
- a CDS encoding phage repressor protein, translating into MSKASYFASLLQKGYFIEKYKEAGNSMLPIIKSNQPVSLKPISVNTSLAVNDIVFCKVKGNYYTHLITAIRKRNTHTEYQISNNHGHINGWIKQGNIFGKVVKIW; encoded by the coding sequence TTGTCAAAAGCAAGCTATTTTGCTTCTCTACTTCAAAAAGGTTATTTTATTGAGAAGTACAAAGAGGCAGGAAATTCTATGTTGCCAATTATCAAGTCTAATCAACCAGTTAGTCTAAAACCTATATCAGTTAATACGAGTCTGGCGGTTAATGATATTGTCTTTTGTAAAGTTAAAGGTAATTATTATACACACTTAATTACAGCTATCAGAAAACGAAACACCCATACTGAATACCAAATATCTAACAACCATGGACATATAAATGGCTGGATTAAACAAGGAAATATTTTTGGTAAAGTAGTTAAAATTTGGTAG